A window from Solea senegalensis isolate Sse05_10M linkage group LG15, IFAPA_SoseM_1, whole genome shotgun sequence encodes these proteins:
- the dnajc12 gene encoding dnaJ homolog subfamily C member 12: MDAVMKCKPEDLEDYYGLLGCDELSSTEQIINEYKIRALMCHPDKHLDNPRAVAEFQKLQEAKEVLCNENKRKNYDLWKRSGVTIPFQDWQAMKDSVKTSLHWAVRNKKEPMLEASKTEDPATSQAEDLQSEKIEPGISSCDAMPSSSDHCHLRFRWAADSPSSLLQKFRNYEI; this comes from the exons ATGGATGCTGTTATGAAATGCAAACCAGAGGACTTGGAGGATTACTACGGGTTATTGGGCTGCGATGAACTGTCGTCG ACTGAACAGATTATCAATGAATACAAGATCCGGGCCTTGATGTGCCACCCAGACAAACACCTAGACAACCCAAGAGCAG TGGCAGAATTCCAGAAACTGCAAGAAGCCAAAGAGGTTTtatgtaatgaaaacaaaaggaaaaattaTGACTTGTGGAAAAGAAGTGGTGTCACCATTCCTTTCCAGGACTGGCAAGCCATGAAAGACTCTGTAAAAACT TCATTGCACTGGGCTGTGAGAAATAAGAAGGAACCAATGCTGGAGGCCTCAAAGACAGAAGACCCAGCCACTTCCCAAGCAGAGGACCTTCAGAGTGAAAAGATTGAACCAGGGATCTCTTCATGTGATGCTATGCCATCATCAA GTGACCACTGCCACCTGCGTTTCCGCTGGGCTGCTGATTCTCCATCCAGTCTACTGCAGAAGTTCAGAAATTATGAAATCTAA
- the sirt1 gene encoding NAD-dependent protein deacetylase sirtuin-1: MVVRHRHTSSTCQGTFHTSLLWRTNHVRYANEPAVREEESARQRRLCGLKMADEENSLGTGLVGALEMDGPAAKRSKITPGSNYGVKVGEGGHFLCVSANAESWELAVDCAPPLEKEAKPVMAVEQAPAALGGDNNGLGPLLSAPHKPLVKLDDNALLGTNEEATDFDVHENDYLTSNGLAVTPEHINEDDDRSSHASSSDWTPQPRIGSYSFIQQHIRETDPRTILRDLLPETVLPPDLDDMTLWQIIINISEPPKRKKRKDINTLEDVVRLLHESKRILVLTGAGVSVSCGIPDFRSRDGIYARLAVDFPDLPDPQSMFDIEYFRRDPRPFFKFAKEIYPGQFQPSPCHKFISMLDKQGKLLRNYTQNIDTLEQVAGVQRIIQCHGSFATASCLVCKNKVDCEAIREDVFNQVVPHCPQCPDIPLAIMKPDIVFFGENLPEMFHRAMKQDKDEVDLLIVIGSSLKVRPVALIPNSIPHEVPQVLINREQLPHLNFDVELLGDCDVIINELCHRLSGDFEQLCYNTVRLNEITEKPPRLPELPPSEALSASSDAAQEEQKQYRSDSIIKTSEETEIPNVPETAGNNVTPPEPCPNARCPSDETPEPSALPAEDVPKDDTVDVKNQTSSVEFRRRCWISRINTSPISKRLGASQYLFQAPNHYIFHGAEVYSDSEDETSSSCGSDSEESECSSDGVEDDSEPEEDDVLTGNVETCLGDTTQHTVASETTSSAHTDNTSETTQSTTHL, encoded by the exons ATGGTGGTACGTCATCGACATACGTCATCGACGTGCCAGGGGACGTTTCATACGTCACTACTGTGGAGAACAAATCACGTGCGTTATGCAAATGAGCCAGCTGTCCGCGAGGAAGAATCTGCTCGGCAGCGGCGGCTCTGCGGGCTGAAGATGGCGGACGAGGAGAACAGTCTCGGGACTGGCCTGGTGGGCGCGCTCGAAATGGACGGCCCTGCCGCGAAACGGTCCAAAATCACACCGGGGTCAAATTACGGTGTCAAAGTCGGCGAAGGGGGTCATTTTTTGTGCGTCTCCGCGAACGCGGAGAGCTGGGAGTTGGCGGTTGATTGTGCGCCGCCACTGGAGAAGGAAGCGAAGCCGGTGATGGCGGTAGAGCAGGCCCCAGCAGCGCTAGGCGGAGACAACAATGGACTGGGACCGCTGCTCTCTGCGCCGCACAAACCACTTGTGAAACTGGACGACAACGCTCTGCTGGGGACAAATGAAGAGGCTACTG acTTCGATGTTCATGAAAATGATTATCTCACCTCCAACGGTCTGGCTGTCACACCAGAACACATCAACGAGGACGATGACAGATCCTCACATGCAAGCTCCAGCGACTGGACTCCTCAACCACGAATAG GTTCATACAGTTTCATCCAGCAGCACATCAGAGAGACTGATCCAAGGACCATCTTGAGAGACTTGCTGCCCGAGACCGTGCTCCCACCAGATTTAGATGATATGACTTTGTGGcaaatcatcatcaacatctcaGAGCctccaaaaagaaagaaacggAAGGACATTAACACGTTGGAAGATGTGGTCAGGCTCCTCCATGAGAGTAAAAGGATCCTGGTACTTACTGGTGCTGGG GTGTCAGTCTCATGTGGAATACCAGACTTTCGCTCCAGAGATGGAATTTATGCACGGCTTGCTGTAGATTTTCCTGATCTTCCAGACCCCCAATCTATGTTTGACATTGAATATTTCAGACGGGACCCAAGACCCTTTTTCAAGTTTGCTAAG GAGATTTACCCTGGTCAGTTCCAGCCCTCACCCTGTCATAAATTCATATCTATGCTGGATAAGCAAGGGAAGCTTCTACGCAATTACACGCAAAACATTGATACATTAGAACAAGTGGCTGGAGTTCAACGGATTATCCAGTGTCATG GGTCGTTTGCCACTGCATCCTGTCTTGTCTGTAAAAATAAAGTGGACTGTGAGGCTATTCGAGAAGATGTCTTCAACCAG GTTGTCCCTCATTGTCCACAGTGTCCAGATATTCCCCTGGCAATCATGAAACCCGACATTGTCTTCTTTGGAGAGAATCTTCCAGAAATGTTCCACAGAGCCATGAAGCAGGATAAAGATGAAGTGGACCTCTTGATTGTCATTGGCTCTTCTCTTAAAGTGCGACCAGTTGCCCTCATCCCAA ACTCCATTCCTCATGAAGTGCCTCAGGTCTTGATCAATAGGGAGCAGCTGCCGCACCTCAACTTTGATGTGGAGTTACTTGGGGACTGTGATGTCATTATCAACGAGCTCTGTCATCGTTTGAGTGGAGACTTTGAGCAGCTCTGCTACAACACTGTAAGACTCAATGAGATCACGGAGAAACCCCCTAGGTTACCTGAACTTCCACCAAGTGAGGCCTTGTCTGCTTCAAGCGATGCAGCTcaggaggagcagaagcagTACAGATCAGACTCAATAATTAAGACTTCAGAGGAGACAGAAATTCCAAATGTCCCAGAGACCGCTGGTAATAATGTTACACCTCCAGAGCCTTGTCCAAATGCTCGATGTCCCAGTGATGAGACGCCTGAGCCTTCAGCATTACCAGCAGAAGATGTGCCAAAAGATGATACCGTCGATGTAAAGAACCAAACTTCCAGCGTTGAGTTCCGTAGACGATGTTGGATTAGTCGAATCAACACGAGTCCAATTAGCAAACGCCTTGGGG CAAGCCAGTACCTGTTCCAAGCACCAAATCACTATATCTTCCATGGGGCTGAGGTTTACTCTGACTCTGAAGATGAGACGTCAAGTTCATGTGGCAGTGACAGCGAGGAGTCTGAATGCAGTTCAGACGGGGTGGAAGATGACAGTGAGCCCGAGGAAGACGACGTGCTCACAGGGAATGTAGAGACTTGCCTCGGAGACACAACTCAACACACTGTAGCCAGTGAGACCACATCAAGTGCGCACACAGACAATACTTCTGAAACGACTCAAAGCACCACACACCTTTAA
- the cacul1 gene encoding CDK2-associated and cullin domain-containing protein 1 isoform X1, with protein sequence MEAMEDDSLDVKDDHNHNYCASSSSSSSSRKVRTYHSSQLSDVTTVCSPVSGAEPGARRGKHRPGGSSSSSGGTKFVDSDSGSESSEVSETDCTALPPPAAAAATVEGKFSLDSTSKFLLNAMAVEDYQKNHWPNLEKVIDRLLIQNPSDHISVSYAQIYSYIYKCVCQQHSELLYNDLTSKITNHLLRVSTRLQASPPETFIENFNIALTQYTTSLQCIVPVFMYLFVGEPMEPSVSNKTQKMFGLSIVGYCKYKNKFYVESKLNRDLKDDLMKLFADHVAEKQVNKLLPLLIEAHSLPFKVQPSTMASVVTGLYSLRPEWAQLAPALFSGFIPQINPPAVESLLSDYAAHDQKLQMELSMNGFPRGDQSRKRASDDS encoded by the exons ATGGAGGCTATGGAAGACGATAGTCTGGACGTAAAAGACGACCACAACCACAACTATTGTGcgagtagcagcagcagcagcagcagcaggaaagtCCGCACGTATCACAGCAGCCAACTGTCGGATGTAACAACGGTCTGTTCACCGGTATCGGGAGCGGAACCGGGGGCTCGACGAGGGAAGCACCGGcccggcggcagcagcagcagcagcggagggACAAAGTTCGTGGACTCGGATTCGGGGAGTGAGAGCAGTGAAGTCAGCGAGACTGACTGTACAGCtctaccaccaccagcagcagcagcagctactgtCGAGGGAAAATTCTCCCTCGATTCTACTTCCAAGTTCC TACTGAATGCTATGGCAGTAGAAGACTACCAGAAAAACCACTGGCCAAACTTGGAGAAGGTAATTGACCGACTGCTCATTCAGAATCCCTCAGACCACATCTCTGTCTCCTATGCACAGATATACAG TTACATCTACAAGTGTGTTTGTCAGCAACACTCTGAGCTGCTCTACAATGACTTGAcatcaaaaataacaaatcaccTGCTCCGTGTTTCCACTCGTCTACAG GCCAGCCCCCCTGAAACCTTCATTGAGAACTTCAACATTGCACTCACACAGTACACAACTTCTCTGCAATGTATAGTCCCTGTGTTTATGTACTTG TTTGTTGGAGAACCAATGGAGCCGTCAGTTAGtaacaaaactcaaaagatgttcgGTTTGTCCATCGTGGGATACTGTAAATACAAG AACAAGTTCTACGTTGAGTCGAAGCTGAACAGAGACCTAAAAGACGATTTGATGAAGCTGTTTGCTGACCATGttgcagaaaaacaagtgaataaGCTGCTGC cTCTTCTCATTGAAGCTCATTCCTTGCCCTTTAAAGTGCAGCCATCTACGATGGCCAGTGTAGTTACAGGCCTCTACAGCCTCCGACCAG agTGGGCCCAGTTAGCCCCAGCTCTCTTCTCCGGGTTTATTCCTCAGATCAATCCTCCTGCTGTGGAGTCTCTGCTGTCCGACTATGCTGCTCATGATCAGAAGCTCCAGATGGAGCTCTCCATGAACGGGTTTCCACG AGGTGACCAGTCTCGCAAGCGGGCCAGCGATGACTCCTGA
- the LOC122781868 gene encoding cytochrome c oxidase subunit 5B, mitochondrial, whose amino-acid sequence MAGRALLLRACAAATLQSSRTAVARPLQRAMASGGIPTDEEQATGLERRILQGFKQGQDPYSILKPEYHPGTKESPQLVPCTIDKRLVGCICEEDNTAIVWFWVHEGTTQRCPSCGTHYKLVHHDLPH is encoded by the exons ATGGCGGGACGCGCACTTCTTCTCCGAGCCTGTGCGGCAGCGACGCTGCAGAGCAGCAGGACTGCGGTGGCGAGACCGCTCCAGCGAGCCATGGCCTCCGGGG GAATACCAACAGATGAGGAACAGGCCACTGGGTTGGAACGACGCATCCTGCAGGGCTTCAAACAAGGACAA GATCCGTACAGCATACTGAAGCCAGAGTACCATCCTGGCACCAAGGAAAGCCCTCAGCTTGTGCCATGCACTATAGACAAGAGGCTGGTGGGCTGCATCT GTGAGGAAGACAACACTGCTATTGTGTGGTTCTGGGTTCATGAAGGAACTACCCAGCGCTGTCCTTCCTGTGGAACCCACTATAAGCTGGTCCATCATGACCTGCCTCATTAA
- the cacul1 gene encoding CDK2-associated and cullin domain-containing protein 1 isoform X2 has product MEAMEDDSLDVKDDHNHNYCASSSSSSSSRKVRTYHSSQLSDVTTVCSPVSGAEPGARRGKHRPGGSSSSSGGTKFVDSDSGSESSEVSETDCTALPPPAAAAATVEGKFSLDSTSKFLLNAMAVEDYQKNHWPNLEKVIDRLLIQNPSDHISVSYAQIYSYIYKCVCQQHSELLYNDLTSKITNHLLRVSTRLQASPPETFIENFNIALTQYTTSLQCIVPVFMYLNKFYVESKLNRDLKDDLMKLFADHVAEKQVNKLLPLLIEAHSLPFKVQPSTMASVVTGLYSLRPEWAQLAPALFSGFIPQINPPAVESLLSDYAAHDQKLQMELSMNGFPRGDQSRKRASDDS; this is encoded by the exons ATGGAGGCTATGGAAGACGATAGTCTGGACGTAAAAGACGACCACAACCACAACTATTGTGcgagtagcagcagcagcagcagcagcaggaaagtCCGCACGTATCACAGCAGCCAACTGTCGGATGTAACAACGGTCTGTTCACCGGTATCGGGAGCGGAACCGGGGGCTCGACGAGGGAAGCACCGGcccggcggcagcagcagcagcagcggagggACAAAGTTCGTGGACTCGGATTCGGGGAGTGAGAGCAGTGAAGTCAGCGAGACTGACTGTACAGCtctaccaccaccagcagcagcagcagctactgtCGAGGGAAAATTCTCCCTCGATTCTACTTCCAAGTTCC TACTGAATGCTATGGCAGTAGAAGACTACCAGAAAAACCACTGGCCAAACTTGGAGAAGGTAATTGACCGACTGCTCATTCAGAATCCCTCAGACCACATCTCTGTCTCCTATGCACAGATATACAG TTACATCTACAAGTGTGTTTGTCAGCAACACTCTGAGCTGCTCTACAATGACTTGAcatcaaaaataacaaatcaccTGCTCCGTGTTTCCACTCGTCTACAG GCCAGCCCCCCTGAAACCTTCATTGAGAACTTCAACATTGCACTCACACAGTACACAACTTCTCTGCAATGTATAGTCCCTGTGTTTATGTACTTG AACAAGTTCTACGTTGAGTCGAAGCTGAACAGAGACCTAAAAGACGATTTGATGAAGCTGTTTGCTGACCATGttgcagaaaaacaagtgaataaGCTGCTGC cTCTTCTCATTGAAGCTCATTCCTTGCCCTTTAAAGTGCAGCCATCTACGATGGCCAGTGTAGTTACAGGCCTCTACAGCCTCCGACCAG agTGGGCCCAGTTAGCCCCAGCTCTCTTCTCCGGGTTTATTCCTCAGATCAATCCTCCTGCTGTGGAGTCTCTGCTGTCCGACTATGCTGCTCATGATCAGAAGCTCCAGATGGAGCTCTCCATGAACGGGTTTCCACG AGGTGACCAGTCTCGCAAGCGGGCCAGCGATGACTCCTGA